Part of the Melitaea cinxia chromosome 14, ilMelCinx1.1, whole genome shotgun sequence genome is shown below.
AAAGCAATAGGACGATAAGAATTACTGTCTAGGGGATTTTTACCTTGTTTCAATATAGGGATAATAATTTGAGACTTCCATGATTGCGGGACGATTCCTGTCATAAACAAGGTGTTAATTATGTTAAGATAACAATGTTTtgctttatcatttaaattttggatAAAAGAGTATGGAATGCCATCTTCCCCAGGTGTTGAATCTTTCAATCCATTCAGAGCACACTGAAGCTCAGAAAAAGAAAAGGGGGCATCCATTTCATCCGAGATAGACGCTGGCATTGAAGTAAAGATGCTGTCCTCACAAGGGACAAACGGAGGGGCGAGTTTGTCTGCAAAATCATTAAGCCATACAGAAGGGTCATCAGAGGATAGGGTGTCCGAGGCAAGGGATCggcgaaattttttaaattggttccAAACTAGACGGGGAGGAGAGTGAGGAGTAAGGGATTCACAGAAACGTATCCAaccaaattttttctttttggaaaCCAAGCGTTTAAACTTGGCATCCAATTTTTGATACCTGATAAAGTTTTCAGGGCACATGCTCTGAGAGTATGCCTTTTCTGCTTCCAATCTTAGTTCAGCCAAACGCTTGCAATCCTCATCCCACCAGGGGGTGGAAAGCAAACGTGTTTTTGAGAGGTGCTTTTTAGGTAAGTGGATATTAGCGGaatttaaaatagctttaaGAAAAAGATCAtaacaaatcaaaatatttccATCATCTTGAGATTCAGGGAGGATGTCAATCATGCTATCAACAGATTCAGCATAATGGGAGAAATCagcaatattcaatttaaatttaagaatgGGCATAGGATTAGGAGGCAGGGAAGGTCGTAAGTGCATAGCAAGGATAATGGGAAAGTGATCACTGCCAAAAGTGGATGAGAGGACTTTCCAGGACAACATAGAAGCTAGGGGAGGGGAGGCTAAGGAAAGGTCTACAGCAGATTTGGGGTTCTGATTAGGATAAACTCTTCGAGTTGGTGAACCATCATTGAGAATGCAAAAGTTGAATTCGTCAAAGATGTTCAACAACAAGAGAGCAAAACCATCAGTAAGGTGGGATCCCCAGGAGGTGTGATGGGAGTTGAAATCTCCCATGACAAGAACAGGGCTAGGAAGAGAGGAAAAGATAGAACGGAGTTCAGGGATAAGGGAAGGACTAGGATGAGGAATATACAGAGATAAAAAGGAAATGTCACAGGATCTAACAGCAACAGCATTGATATGCTGGCTGGAAGAGGATATGGAGATTTGGGAAAAGGGGATTTTGTGCCGAATAAAAATGGCACTACCTGCATACCAATCACTTCTGTCATCTCTCAAACAAAAGTACCCCGGAACTCGAAAACGAGAACCTGGGACCAACCATGTTTCAGAGATGGCAATAATGGCAGGATTATGCAGGTTGATTAAAGATAGGATTTCGTGTTTTTTTGGGCGGATGCTCTTACAGTTCCACTGAAGGAAGCTGAGTGGGGCCATTTTTGAGAATAGAGAAGAGTTGAGAAAGTGATGCGGCAACGTTGGGCGGTAAGGACATATCATTACATGTAGTAATAATACTGAGGATCATTTGGACAAGGTTTTCTAATAGGTTACTACTATAAGGAGTTAAGGGACTTTGAGGGTTGTTTAGTGCACAACCATTAGGGAGAGAGGAAGGGATGTCACCCACAATAGATTGGTGGGCTTGTTTATCATATCCTTTGCCTAGGGCGGGTACAGGACGAGGATAATGCGTTACCGTTTTACGATAGGACCTATTAAGTGAAGAAGGAGGTTGTGTTGAGGAGGTGGGAGTATATACGGGGGGAGTGAACATTTCCTTTGTCATCTCTGCATATGACCGACGAACAGGGGGATAGCGAGAGGATGCTTCTATATAGGATATGTTATCCGTGGACAtatcagttttaattttaatttgacggAGGTATTCAGGACAGTCCTTCTCGGTTGTAAAATGCCTACCAGAACAATGTAGGCAGGTCGCATGTTCTTTAGACACGTCGCATGACTCACCTGTGTGCGATTGTAAACACTTGTAGCACCTTGGCTTTGACCTGCATTGTGTCTTAATGTGGCCAAAACGGCAACAATTGAGGCACTGAATGGTAGGTAAATTATAGGTCTCTACTGGTAAGGATGTGTGGAACGAAAAAACTCTACTTGGGAGAATTTGACCTCTAAAAGTTAAAACCACTGACTGGGTTGGAACCCAAGTGACTGAGCCTTCCTGAATATTTTTGCGATTCAGCCTTCGAGCTTTCATGATCGAACCGCAGCCAGAAGGGAGCTCTAATGACTCCACTAATTCCTCCATTGACCAGTCGACCGGAATACCCTTTACAAGACCCATTCGAGTTATATTGTAAGTCGGTACAGTAGCATTGAACTTACACATTGCTAATATagggttttttaaaaattcatttgcAGCTTGAGCTGAAACAAACTCAACAGAAATTTTGTTTCTGCCTACATTTTTTACGCCGTCTTTTACAACTGAGCCAATTTTATGAGTGTGTAAAAATTGGCCGAATTTCAAAGCGCGAACAGTAGTTCCTGAAGCTGGGTCTGGGGTTTCACGGGCAACATGGACAATGAAAGGACCTTTGTCGTCATCAGAGTAACTTTTAGGGCCTTCAGAAAAGGATGGATGGGTGTAAAGTGATTGTATTGACGGACTAGCTGTGGATGGATGAACAATAGTTTTTTTGTAAGAGGCATTGCTGGAAGGTTCAATAGCGGGGCGTTTTCTTAGATTTTGCTGAGAGGAAGAGGATTCAGAAGTTTTTTCAGTGTCAGTAGTACCACCCGTATCTGGCGGGTCAGGAGGACGATCGAGgtccattttaaaatttaaaatatgctcTAAAGAACGATACAATTACAACTAAACACTTACCTACAGTAAAAATGTTAGTTTAACCACTATTCCCACAATAATCTACTATTTACACTGtaaacaattagaaaaaaacacCAAGATGACTAAAGCACATGTGTTAACCACAGCTAACGCAAGCAGAAATccttctattaaattaaaaatcatcaaaatcggtccacccagtcaaacgttctgaagtaacatacataaaaaaaatacagtgtcgcgacagcatatgtctaactattataattatgtcacaatacgtttggtgcaacgttgttgtgccaaacaatgccagtctacaataaacgatttaaagttaacatacattttgagtcatctgctagattgaatgatttgttgatgactctgaaaggatggacattgttaattttcaaagttgataaatctaagcttcatttcactactatgaccaaggtgaaccatatcttgattaccttgtacatgagacaaaaaaaaacttacgggacaaaaacagtgtggcgttagtgttggtttggtgccctcaactaatccttctattatgtacgattttatttttgtgttacccacaattaggaattctaaacatttttgaatatcatatcaaaaattcttctattgttcgccaacacttgaaagtcagtggtattgatatgatctgaacaaattgcattattttttgtgggcgtccaggttaatctgttattacaaatttttcccatgtatcccttaaatttggatttttagaaaacctgacaaatttttatataaaacattatggttgaagttcacattaagtaattctagtaaaatgtattaatactcataatacgtgtattatatttaatttaatgcaattttattatataactatgtttattaaaaaaagctagcaatataatattttaaataaatcaaattctcaaaaatgtctgtctcctcttttgcctttgccgtttttatcgataaccatctacaaacaaaccggtaacaacactatcgctcggcgataGTGACTTCttggaaatagactccgatcagtcgctcgaccgatccgctttgtatgagggcgagcggcctgtgttggtaaacaaatcgagtcaacacgaccgataatatttgtaatttttaagtttaaaaaaggtttaaaagaagtatacaagtaataatgtgattaaaaaatacttacgtatgaaagatAACgctatgttttagtaaatttgacgtggcagatctttttttgcagcaaaaaacagaacaatttagcattttttgaaggacgttgattcaatcgcgcaactagatttagtctagtaaTCAGtacatatggccatttggccttataccttgacagaggggaacgcctgtacatggctactcccctccgtgttgctctttgcataaaaaaaaaaaactattttttcctctcttaatcttattttttttctttttacagaATAAATCAGAATCTCAAATATGACTCTCTTCtcctttgcctttgccgtttttatcgatagctatctacaaacaaactgGTAACAACGCTATCTCTCGGTAACAgcaacttctcggaaatagatttagatcagtcgctcgaccaatccgcatattgtatgagtgCGAGTGGCctatgttggtaaacaaatctgAAACAACACGACCGttaacatttgtaatttttaagtttaaaaaaggtttaaaggaagtatacaataataatgtaattaaaatattatgggttgtctggaagaaatggctaattagccataagtccgccctgtctgtaactatctttatgctttgtttgtaatatatttgtggtgtacaataaagtaaaaaataaaataaataaataaaattaaaaacacttaCATATGAAAGGCAATCCATCTTTTAGTAAATTGTACGTGGCAAGAtctctttttgcagcaaaaaacagaacaattcggCATTATTTGAAgaacgttgattcaatcgcgcaattagatttagtctagtgataaGTGCGGctacaactagttttattgtacgcgtAGGACAATTTGGATTACCTTGTGTAGCGTCCTTTATTGACTACACAGTTTTTACTTGCTAATAGGAAATAAACCCGaatcacaattaattaaaataaattaatttattgatctcTTGATTATGATCAAATGACCCGATGTGCGAGCACGCGAGATTGCCTTGATAGATCGAAACGTGCtgactaattattatatttaataaccaatttatttaataaattctctGATTCGCAAATAGATTAATGTACGACTTGCTTCGTATATCTtaacagaggggaacgcctgtgcATGACTACTTCCCTCTGTGTTGCTTTATGGTCTTAGTagctaaaataaaacattaaaatagagTATTTTACTCAAGGTATGTTCCGATATGCACTGCGAGCACTGCACAGTGctattgaaatgaaaaatttgttCCGTTATGGACTGCCAGTATAGTGTCGCAGTACCCTAGGGAAATATATGACGTCATAAATCGCCGCCATATTCTACTGTGAGGCCTGGCGTTTTCGAGGTAAGGTACTCATAGTACTTTGATTGTGTGATCAGTCAAAACCAGTCGAGTGCCAACTGCCAAAGTTCTTTTAAACAATACCTCCAGTTAGTGTAGATAAGTGATAAAACAACGTAAGGATTGCAAAAAGTAACAATATTAGACTGTGTTAAAAATGTTCGATACGAGCTAAAAGTTACGCAGGAAATTTTTGATCGTGCAAAGACATGTAAATTTACcattgttatattaattaaaaaaaaaaactcctaaATTTTACCCTACATGTGCATGACATTCCTCTGTACATTAACTTATATACAAAGTTAATATAAGTTGAGTaatgaaaaacatatttttataatgaaaaactacttactgttaatatattataaattcaattacatttaattatttacatttatttttattcaattccaaattacatctttgtgccgtttgcagtcgaaacacttggaccttggagtactAGTGctaaaggggcctactcaaagcactgcctgcagggcctgcttgcagttactgccgcagaggatgttgctccacaaagcactgcaaatcatttacgcggcatacgttgtcgtgttcagttgtgttctctttgtccttgcctaaattcgtcagtttttataaatggctcctacattattcaaacaccaaaaaatagcattgggtttgactgtattgagtacttgtagcgttcaaaaaaaaaaaaaaaggaagcactggtgtaaaaaagtttaatatttttcatgtaaaagcgacatagcctgcgaccgcatatctttgttatgataatgatcgtggttagttttccaaagacatggcaaatccctatacaattagattacgtccctccacacctctttttctcgctggctcatttttcttgaagaaaacagagccaaacaaatctttaatataaaaatgagtcgctgaatgtgttgctaagcgcaaaactcgagaacggttggaccgatttcgctaattctttttttttaaatattccttgaagtacgaggatggttcttacggagagaaaaattcaaaaaaaaaaaatttaaatttcctgaaaaagtctaaaaacaacacttttctatactcccatacaaaatatttgtgataatacttaaaagtcaatttgaactttaataccatacgataaagtttgtgttaggcgatacgaagttcgccgggtcagctagtaatataataaaaccaaaccaactaaccaccaactaactgattaattgctaaatgacaaccactgacaagacaaaccccaggtcaaatagagtagacaaacgtcgcaatgtaccgacgtaaacaaaatggtggtctaaatcggcccgaccgagctacacatgtccctgattgcagtttaaggggcctactcaaagcactgcctgcagggcctgcttgcagttactgccgcagaggatgttgctccacaaagcactgcaaatcatttacgcggcatacgttgtcgtgttcacttgtgttctctttgtccttgcctaaattcgtcagtttttataaatggctcctacattattcaaacaccaaaaaatagcattgggtttgactgtattgagtagttgtagcgttcaaaagaaaaaaaggaagcactggtgtaaaaaagttttatatttttcatgtaaaagcgacatagcctgcgaccgcatatctttgttatgataatgatcgtggttagttttccaaagacatggcgaatccctatacaattagattacgtccctccacacgtctttttctcgctggctcatttttcttgaagaaaacagagccaaacaaataatataataaaaccaaaccaactaactgattaattgctaaatgacaaccactgacaagacaaaccccaggtcaaatagagtagacaaacgtcgcaatgtaccgacgtaaacaaaatggtggtctaaatcggcccgacctagctacacatgtccctgattgcagtttacggagtggggagatcgtgtgtcgggctggcagaacgacactgcggccctgcgacagggtgaacaattaaaatatcggccctgcatgcatacatacaatacgatcggcagtggcactgcaagcagggccctgcaggcagtgctttgagtaggcccctttacggagtggggagatcgtgtgtcgggctggcagaacgacactgcggccctgcgacagggtgaacaattaaaatatcggccctgcatgcatacatacaatacgatcggcagtggcactgcaagcagggccctgcaggcagtgctttgagtaggccccttaagaaaaatttaaatgacataaCTCCttgccttattgcctccactggtaaTAAGAGGGCTGGtacattttttgcccagagaatcggcatagcgattcaacggggaaatgctaccagcattcttggcacaattccacgcggacatgatttataccaaaactatgtgtaaatatttaattcttaagttgtgaattgtaaatatgtataatgtttaataaacaatttttaaaaattcaatttaaaattaacattaattaaaatatttttaattcgatAGTAACCCAAGAACagtttttttagtgaaatagaAAACTGTTTAATACACTTAtttgaaactagctgacccggcgaacttcgtatcgcctaacagtgacttttaagtattatcacaaatcttttgtatgggagtatagaaaagtgttgtttttagaccttttcagaaaatttaaattttttttttttgaatttttctctccgtaagaaccatcctcgtacttcaaggaatatttaaaaaaaagaattagcgaaatcggtccaaccgttctcgagttttgcgcttagcaacacattcagcgactcatttttatattatagatttgaaTGCTGCGTCAAAAAATGCGGCTGACAGTACACGGGATTGCGTTCCGTTTTAAATAGTAACCAGTATAACTGACTTAACGGAACAGCTTCACAGTATACTAAATTGACGTCTCACTGTACAGTGACTCTTTGTACAGTGGTCTGTATGGGTCTGTATCAAGGTCTGTTTATATCATAGCTATATTATACTATGGTATAATATCATAGTACTCTGTGACAGTGGTCGCAGTGCATATTGGAACATACCAATCCATAATccatatatacaatatttacggTTCAATCAAACAATTCTTACATAGGTTTCTTTGTCTTAGCAACATAGGCAATGTATTGAAATCCGTcaaaatattgttgaaatttaTGACCTAATCTGTACGATCCTTAAACATCTCAATGACAACACCAAATGCAGTAGAATATCATTGGTAGAAAAAATGGACTCAATGGAAGAGGAACAATGTTTACAACAATGTGAAAATTATATTCAGAACCATaacattcaattattattaaaagaatgcATTGTTCAACTTTGCTTACATAAGCCTGAAAATCCAGTAGTCTTTTTAAGGCAATATTTTCAAAAGTTAGAAAGAGTAAGTGCTTTTCTTTTTCAAATAATCACAAAAACAAACTACCTTGCCACCAAGCAGTCAGAAAAAGAAcgtttgtatctattttttttaattttgaattaaaaatattatttggtaCCAGAAATTTTGTTCATATGATACTTCAGTTGACAGCTAACTTAAAATAGAAACGCACAAGATTGGAGAGAAGCGATctatttaaactataaatattaactgAATCCTATATTTAATAACTGCGTAACTTTTACTATTTTCGAAGGAAAGTTTCGCGAGTACAGCCGCAGTCgttcttttttatgtttatgtacTTGTCATCTATAAGAGTATTATATGCTCAGATAATTGAATGTGCTTAggtgattataaataaaatggtaagaTCAGCTATTATTTCAGACTAacctaaaaaaatgtaaagatcAATATTCTATTAGAGTAGCTGCTGTTTGActtcttattgtttttttttttttcagttgaaCAAAATAGTATCTTTAGTTCATCAATTTTAGTTAAACCTTTAGCTTAACactaatattgttatattaatactatatataatatttcattatataaattagttGAAGGTCACCTGATACAAATAGAACACAAATATTTCAGGTTTACCACAGTTTATAATACTTGctatgattattaaattattcatgaaTTATTACATGTAAGAGAACAGTTGTTAAATGGATTTTTCTCACACAtaatcatttcatcatcatcatttcagtctattgcagtctactgctggacataggcctgcacaagttcACAGCTAAAATAgcctgaactcatgtgtgttgcccatagtcaccaccctgggcaggcaggttggtaaccgcagggctggctttgtcgcaccgaagacgctgctgcccatcttcggcctgtttatttcaagcCAGCAATTGGGTGGTTATCCTActatcagtcggctttttaagatccagggtggtagtggaactgtgttatctcttagttgcctcttacatCACcttgctatattctttaatgccgtagctacacagcaTTTGCTGGGCGGACAtattttgatggtttttttaTAATCGCTAGGTTGTGTGTCATGCcggcccatttaaatttaattgagatctaagaagtatttttcgagttatatctaataatgcgtacaTTTGCTTTACTATTTCTATGTTGACCTACATTGTGttatacagcataactttttactagttaTTTTGATGAGTCTTGTTTtgatcaaaagctgatgcttgtcttgcaATTATCCTTTTAGTTATCcgaaatttatttgagatctgatgattattttttgaataatcaTTGACAACGCGAATTTAtttgaccatttttttttcctacTTACGTTCTCTTATTTTCAATGTAAttggttggttttttttttttttcatttgcgagcaaacaattctGTATACTCATACATTTCCATTTCAAcactgaaaaattaaaaaataaaattatataaatcataattaagATGCTTTTCTTAATGcattatatagttataatatagcTTTTCTTAGGTAAATGACAtgcattattagtatttatggCTTCGTATGGTTGTAAAAACGATCAGTTTTCCTATACtaaattatacatgtattatacatataaacctttctctggaattactcgtatttactaaagaaaaccgcatcaaaatccgttgtgtagttttaaagatctaagcatacagatatCGGGAAGCGACTGTttaatactatgtaatgatatacagtatattttaactatatatattacatactattataacattatatattttaataggaacAAGTAAAAGCTGCTGCTGCGGCAGCAGCAACATCAGAGGGTGAGGCAGATGGTGAGTTGTCACCACTACCAGTGCCGGGTGGACAGTTACCGCGCCGCCGTGGTGGCATCAGTGCTGAGCCCGTTACAGAAGAAGACGCAACAAGCTATGTTAAAAAGGTTATCATGGTCATATGTAtggtaatgtaataataaattattttagtgtttttgACAAGTCCGTTTTTTcctgttaaaatatagcctttgCACCCAGTGATAATGTGGCATTCCAGTagcgaaaaaataaaacattacctCTTTATAATGGAGCTATTAAATTAACGTATTTTGTCACTTAACCTTACCATTAGCTTTTTTACAGAATactaacttataattttttttaaatataacatttttaaaataaaacatttttaaaaaaatcacaaatattaCTGGTTTTTTCCCAGGTAGTGCCAAAGGATTACAAAACTATGGGTGCGTTGTCACGAGCAATTGCAtccaatgttttatttacacaCTTGGATGAATCAGAGCGTGCGGATATGTTTGATGCTATGTTTCCAGTGCAATGTTTGCAAGGTGAAACTGTGATTCGGCAAGGTGACGAAGGAGACAACTTCTATATAATTGACTCAGGTGAAGTTGAAGTGAGTACTTTatgacctttttttttgttataatagacCAGTATAACAATTTGTTTTATGCTTTAGAGGAGCTTAAATGTCGTAGATAATCCATAGAAACCTAAATTTGAatgtaaaagatttaaaaaatgaaagcCCATGGGATGACAAGAATACCGAATCGGCCCTGGAAAGATATTGAGCTCATAATTTCAAGAAATGTTGGTATTTATAAGAAACTTTGATGGTGCAAGTTTCAGATTTTTAACTATTACCGTTTCCGAATAAATCGAAAATACTGAAAATCagtaaaaattgttattctCAGCACCTTGTGAATTGATTGATCTAAATACCGGATATGTTTTGGGGCATGATGGTAGACTCTAAGGAAGAAAAATATGAGGAATATTGGTTTGTAAGAACCAATATTCCTCATAGAAAAAAGAGAAGGAgaagtagtaggatattacaggctgaagtgaagaaccataaaaaaaaaacgaggttattttcttaattttaatttttagcctaaaataattataaaaaacattaacgctaacattatgaaacaatttttttttttaatttcattagaaTCTACAAAGACTAATAAATTTCTCTTACATATTATTGTATGATTAGAAAGAAACTTGTAGTGCTACCAGTTTTTATCAACTGATCAGTGCTCAAATATAGTCTCAATAGTGTTTAAATTTCATACGTTAAAATTTCATCAGCTGTGAACCAAACCGGCTTATCTCAGTAGAAATTATGAGATTTTTACATTGTACATTCACTAATCCTTATGATGGAAACCTTTCATAAATACTCCGAGTGAGTGGGTGTAGGTGCTGGTGAACGGCGAGGTGGTGACGACGATAGGCGAGGGCGGCAGTTTCGGCGAGCTGGCGCTGATCTACGGCACGCCGCGCGCCGCCACCGTGCGCGCGCGCTCGCCGCTCAAGCTGTGGGGGCTCGACCGCGACTCCTACCGCCGCATCCTCATGGGCTCCACCATCCGCAAGAGGCGCATGTACGACGAGTTCCTCTCGCGCGTCTCCATACTGGGTGAGCTCTGTTACCTCATTACTATCGGGGCTCTGCATCCAAACAATGCCAATGAGACCTTTCTACAATATTGTGT
Proteins encoded:
- the LOC123659752 gene encoding cAMP-dependent protein kinase type I regulatory subunit, which codes for MDSMEEEQCLQQCENYIQNHNIQLLLKECIVQLCLHKPENPVVFLRQYFQKLEREQVKAAAAAAATSEGEADGELSPLPVPGGQLPRRRGGISAEPVTEEDATSYVKKVVPKDYKTMGALSRAIASNVLFTHLDESERADMFDAMFPVQCLQGETVIRQGDEGDNFYIIDSGEVEVLVNGEVVTTIGEGGSFGELALIYGTPRAATVRARSPLKLWGLDRDSYRRILMGSTIRKRRMYDEFLSRVSILESLEKWERLTVADALEPVSFNEGETIVRQGEPGNDFYIIVEGTAVVLQQRGAGGDAVEVGRLGPSDYFGEIALLLDRPRAATVRAAGPLKCVKLDRARFERVLGLCADILKRNIAQYNSFVSLSV